A stretch of Lathyrus oleraceus cultivar Zhongwan6 chromosome 6, CAAS_Psat_ZW6_1.0, whole genome shotgun sequence DNA encodes these proteins:
- the LOC127098318 gene encoding reticulon-like protein B14: MPNRDVGSGLFGRPLHSVLGGGKIADILLWKDKYLSAAIVAGFSIIWFLFEVVEYNLVTLLCHILIALMLIFFVWHNAAGLITWRLPDIYDFEISDSTTRFIHNKLNFFLRIFFDISTGNDLRFFFVTIAGLWIMSTIGTFFSTVNLLYTIFVCLVTLPIMYERYEEEVDYLASKGSQDVKRLFSKLDSTVLNRIPRGPVKEKKHN; encoded by the exons ATGCCAAACCGTGACGTTGGATCCGGTTTGTTTGGTAGACCACTTCACTCAGTCCTCGGTGGAGGAAAAA TTGCTGATATCTTGCTATGGAAAGACAAGTATTTATCTGCAGCAATTGTAGCTGGATTTTCAATCATTTGGTTTCTCTTCGAAGTGGTTGAATATAATCTTGTTACTCTTCTCTGTCACATCCTCATTGCCCTTATGCTCATTTTCTTTGTTTGGCATAATGCAGCTGGATTAATCACTTG GAGACTTCCTGATATCTACGATTTCGAAATCTCAGATTCAACCACTCGATTCATTCATAATAAGTTGAACTTTTTCTTGAGAATATTCTTTGACATCTCAACCGGAAATGATCTCAGATTTTTCTTCGTA ACAATAGCTGGTCTATGGATCATGTCTACTATTGGAACTTTCTTCAGCACTGTTAATTTACTATATACAA TATTTGTGTGCCTTGTGACACTTCCTATTATGTATGAGAGATATGAAGAAGAGGTGGATTATCTAGCAAGTAAAGGAAGCCAAGATGTGAAGAGATTGTTCAGCAAATTGGATTCAACAGTTCTCAATAGAATTCCTAGGGGACCTGTGAAAGAAAAG